The sequence GGAGGTCGCCGCCCTCGTCGCCCTCAACGGAGACGCGACCCGACTCGGAATCGACGGTCACGCGGTCCTCGGCGAACAAGCGGACTGCCCGGGGATAGGCGGCGAACTCGGCGTCGTAGAGGACGCGCTCTTTCAGCGACGCCTCGTCGTCGTCCTCGAAGACGGGGACGGCCTCCTGGGTGACGATCGGACCGGCGTCGACCTCCTCGGTGACGACGTGGACCGTACAGCCGGTCGTTCGGACACCAGACTCCAGAACCTGCTCGTGGGCGTCGTTACCGGGGAACACGGGGAGCAGGGAGGGATGGACGTTCAGCGTCGTCGGCGCGGCGTCGAGGAACTCGTTCGTGAGCACGCGCATGTAGCCGTCGAGGCAGACGAGGTCGAACTGGTAGCCGTCGAGCGCGTCGAGGACGCGTCGCTCGTGGGACTCGCGGGATTCACCCTCCTCGCGTTCGACGCTCTCGGTCGGGACGCCGCGTTCGGCGGCCGCGTCGAGAACGGGCGCGTCGTCGTGGTTCGACAGCACGACGCTCAACCCGGCCCCGCCGGGCGCTGCGTCGGCGATGTGTCGGAGGTTCCGTCCGCGGTTGCTCGCCAGACCCGCAATCCGTAGCATACGAGAGACGCCCACCGCCGTGGGAAAAACAGTTGCGGTCTGTTGAGCCCGTATATCCAAATACGTGCATCATATTGCCGTCGTTCGAGCCATCGAACCGACACTGTATGCACAGAAGTGGGTTACACCCATCGACACGCTTTTGCCGCGTCCGCGGGCACACCCGAGCATGACAGACCTCTCCCGGAACGACCCGCTGTCGGCCGTCTCGCCGGTCGACGGGCGGTACGCGCGCCGAACGACGCCGCTGGTCCCCTACGCCAGCGAGTCGGCGCTGATGCGCGCTCGCGTCCGCGTCGAAGCCGAGTATCTCGTCGCGCTCGCCGACCTCGAGGCGACGCCGCTGACGCTCGGCGAGGAGGAACGCGCCGCAGTCCGCGACTGCTACGAGTCGTTCGACGGCGACGACGCGCGCCTCGTCAAGCGCCTCGAAACCGAGGGCACCGAGGAGTACTCGGCGACGAACCACGACGTGAAGGCCGTGGAGTACTTCCTGCGGGTTCGTCTCGGCGAATCGGCGACCGTCGACGACGCCGAACGACTCCACCCGTGGATTCACTTCGGCCTCACGAGCGAGGACGTGAACAACCTCGCGCAGCGCTTGCTCGTCGAACCCGCCGTCGAGGACGTGTTGCTTCCGGCGCTGGCCGACGTGCGCGACGAACTCGCGTCGCTGGCGCGAGAGCACCGCGCGACGCCGATGCTCGCGCGGACGCACGGACAACCCGCGACGCCGACGACGTTCGGCAAGGAGATGGCCGTCGTCGCCGCCCGCCTCGGCCGGCAGATGGGCCGGATTCGGGAGGCGAGCGAGGCGCTCTCGGGGAAACTAGCGGGAGCATCGGGCACCTACGCCGCCCACGTCGCCGCCTACCCGGACGTGGACTGGCAAGCGTTCTCCGAGTCGTTCGTCGAGTCGCTCGGACTCCGACACACCGCGCTGACGACGCAGGTCAACCCCTGCGACGACCTCTCCGCGCTCTTCGACGCGCTCCGCGGTGCGAACAACGTCCTCCTCGATTTGGACCGCGATATCTGGCTCTACGTCTCGGACCGCTACCTCGGCCAGCGAACCGTCGAGGGCGAGACGGGGTCGTCGACGATGCCGCACAAGGTGAACCCAATCGACTTCGAGAACAGCGAGGGTAACCTCTCGAAAGCCAACTCCGATCTGACGTTCCTCGCCGACTACGTCACGACGTCGCGCCTCCAGCGCGACCTCTCGGATTCGACGGTCAAACGGAACATCGGCGCGGCGTTCGCGCACTGTCTCATCGGGTACGGAAAGACCGCCGCGGGGTTGGAAAAGGTCGTCCCGAACGAGCGCGTGATGCGCGAGGAACTGGAGGTGACGCCCGAAATTATCGGCGAGGCAGTCCAAACCATCCTGCGGCGTGAGGGCGACACCGAGGCGTACGAGCGCGTCAAGGAACTCACCCGCGGCCGCGACGTGACCATCGAGGAGTTCCGCGCGCTGTTCGACGACCTCGACGTCTCTCCCGAGGTTCGCGAGGAGCTACGCTCGCTCTCGCCCGCCGGGTACACGGGTGTCGCCGACGAACTCGTGAGCGAACTCGACCGGAACGGCGAAAACTGAGCGCGGAGCGTCGGTCGGCGCGTCCCTCACACCGCCGAGAAGATATTTATCCTGTCACGAGAGACGGCAGATATGGTCTCCGACCACAGCCCATCCAGCGCACAGACCCACAACGGCTGCGAGAAATGCGGCCACGACGAAGCGACCACGGACTCGATCTCGACGACCGGCAGCGGGTTCTCGAAGTTCTTCGACGTACAGAACCGGCAGTTCACGGTCGTCTCCTGTACGAACTGCGGTTATTCGGAGCTGTACAAAGGCCAGTCGAGCGGCGACCTCGTCGACATCTTCCTCGGCTGAGGCGGCAGACCCACTCGGCACAGATGCCGATTTTTCGACCACTGAGGCGTCCAGTTCGCTCGTAGGTCGATGGCGCTAAGAGCTGTACCCTTTGACTTGTACCTCCACAAACGAGTCGTTACCACAGACCCGACACTCTTCGGGAGCCTGATACCGTGCGTACACGACCGAACACTCCTGGCACGCGTGGAGCGGCCGACCGTGCTGACTGTATTGGTCCGACATAGTACCGGGTACAGTCCAGTCAGGCAAAAACGTCCGCGTCGGAGACCAGCGGAACCGACGGCGATTGACCGATAAACGCGACGTTCTGCTCGGCGCGATGGACGGGTTGGTCCGGCAACTTCGTTCGAACCGACTCCCGATGTCCGTCCGAGTGCCCCGATTAGCAGTCCAACAAACGCTTATCCGTCCCGGCCGCCTCTGCGGAGAGAACCCATGGGCATTTTCAACGAGTTAGGGCGACAGGTCGAGCAGTTCAAACGGACTGTGCAGACGACGGCCGACGAAAACGCAGCGTACCGGTGTCGGGAGTGCGACGCGCGGTTTCACACGCATCACGAGCAGTGTCCGGAGTGCGGGTCGACGAACCTCGAACCGGTGACCGAGGAGTGAGTAGCACCCGCCTCGAACGCTCACTACCTGTTCTCGCCCACTAGCGACCGCAGCGCCTCGGTCACGGCGTCTGCGGCCGCCCGAACCTCGCTGACTCGAACGTACTCCCGGTTGGCGTGCGCCACCGGTCCCTCGTCGTCGGCCAGCACGCCCGGTCCGAAGACGACCGTCGGCGCGGGCGAGAAGTACGACGCCTCCGTCGCGGCGGTGAACGGACGAATCTCGCCGCTCGACGCGTCGGCGAGCGTCGCCACGAGTTCGTGGCCGGGGTCGGTCGAGAACGCCTCCAGAAACGGCGTCTCGCGGTCGGCGAGCGCGAACGCGACGCCGACGTCGTCGGGAGTGTGCGACCCGACGTGCGCTTCGAGCGCCTCCCGGAACTCGTCGGCCGTCTCCGGGGGGACGCTGCGGCGGTCGACGGTAATCGAACAGTCGGCGGGAACCTGGTTCGTCGCCTCGCCGCCGGAGATGACCGTCGGCGTCAGCGACGGCGCGCCGAGTTGGTCGTGCGTCGGCGGCGACGCGTCGACGACGTCGTCGTACGTTCGAATCGCTTCGAGCGCCCCCTCCGCGGCGGCGACGGCGTTGACCCCCGACGCTGATTCGGCGGCGTGGGCGTTCTCGCCCGAGAGGTGAACCGCGCCCTCGAACCGACCTTTCGCGGCCGTACACACGTCCAAGCCGGTCGGTTCGCCGACGATGTACAGGTCGCCGTCGAGGTCGAGCGCGTGCGCGCCCTTCGACAGCGTCTCCTCGTCGGGCGTGACCGCGAGCGTCAGTTTCCCTCCGTTGCCTCCGTCGCCGTTGTCGCTGTTGTCGCTGTTGTCACCTCCGTCGCCGCCCTCGCCACCAGTGCCGACGTCGGCGGCGAAGAACCCCGCGAGCAACGCCGCGAGCGGGCCTTTCGCGTCGCACGACCCGCGGCCGCGAATCACCTCGGCGTCGCCCGTTCCCTCGCGTTCGTACTCGACGTGTGGGGAGACGGTGTCGATGTGCGTGTTCAGGACGACGTGTGGCGCGCCCTCGCCGCGCGAGGCGAGCGTGTTCCCGGCGTCGTCGACCGTCGCGTCGACACCCTGCGCCTCGATGGTCTCGACGAGCAACTCGCGCATCGCCGTTACGTCTTCGTGAGAGTCGGTGCGGACCGCCCGGTCGAGGAAGTCGACCGGGTCGAACGCCCGACTCTCCGAATCGGCGCCGCTCACCGCTCCGGAAGCGCGGCGAGTCGGCCCTCGTACTCCGCCTCGACGGGACCGCGGAGCGTCGCGCCGCCGCGGTCGGGCACCGTGATTTCGAGGTCGCCGCTCGGCGGCGAGACGCGAATCGGGTCGTCGCCCTCGACGAGACCGAGACGCTTCGCGGCAGCGACGACGGCGACCGCACCCGTCCCGCAGGAGCGCGTCTCGCCCTCGACGCCCCGTTCGAAGGTGCGCTGGCTGAAACCGCCGTCCTCGTCGCGGGAGGCCAGCGTCACGTTCGCGCCCTCGGGGAAGGCGTCGGCGTGACGGACCGCGGGCGCGACGGCTTCGAGGTCCACGTCAGCCACGTCCTCGACGAACGCGACGGCGTGCGGAACGCCGGTGTTCACCGCCGTGACTTCGAGACCCTCGACCTCCTCGGCGACGAGTTCGCCGTCGCGGTCGGCCGCCAGCGGCACGTCCCGCGGGTCGAACGTCGGGCGTCCCATCTCGACGGTGATGTCGGCCGAGTCGTCGCCCGGGCCGTCGCGGACGACGGCGCGCTTGGTGCCCGACTGGGTGTCGATCATGAACTCCGAGGCGTCGGTGCGGGCGGCCGCCCACGCCGCCGCACAGCGCGCGCCGTTGCCGCACATCGCGGCGACGGAGCCATCGGGCTGGACGAGCGTCATCACGATTCTGGGCGGATGGAACCGGTCTTCGAGCGCCAAGAAGAGGACGCCGTCCGCGCCGCGTCGGTCGTGGACGCCGCTCTCGTCGACGACGCCGGTGTCGCGGTCGCAGTGCGCCTCGGCGAACCGACCGCGGTACGGAACCGAGTCGGTCGCGTCGACGACGACGAAGTCGTTGCCGGTCCCGTGGTACTTTTCGAACGATACGGTGTGGTCGAGTGCTGGGCTCATCGTGATTCTACCTCCGTGAGGTCCGTCAGGGTCTCGCGCCGCCGGACCAACGCGGCGTTTTCTCCGCTCTCGTCGTCAGCTTCGCCTCCGAGTGCGACCTCGGCGGGTCGCGGCCGGGAGTTGTAGGTGCTCGCCATCTCGTAGCCGTACGCCCCCGCGTTGCCGACGGCGAGCAGGTCGCCCCGTTCGGGGCGCGGCAGGGGGCGGTTCTCGCAGAACACGTCCGAACTCTCGCAGATGGGGCCGACGACGGTCGCGCCGACAGTCTCTCTCCCCTCACCGTCGAGATTCCGAATCGCGTGGTACGCGTCGTACAGCGCGGGCCGAAGCAGCGTCGTCATCCCGGCGTCGACGCCGGTGACGACCGTCTCGGGCGTCTCCTTGACGGTGTTGACCCGCGTGAGGAGCACGCCCGCGTCGGCGACGACGTAGCGACCGGGTTCGACCGCGAGCGTCGCGTCGATATCCCCGATGGCCTCGCGCGTCGCCTCGGCGACGGCGGGCAGGTCGAGCACCGGTTCGTCTTCTCCGTAGGGGACGCCGAAGCCGCCGCCCACGTCGACGAATTCGAGGTCGACGCCCGTGGCCGAAACGTCGCGGGCGAGGTCGCCCATCCGGCGCACGAGTTCGCGGTGGTTTTCGAGGTCGTCGCCGGAGATGCCGCTTCCAGCGTGGGCGTGGACGCCGACGAGGTCGAACGCCTCGCTCGCGGACTCGACGAGGTCGGCGGCGCGGTCGTACGGGACGCCGAACTTCGCGTTCGCGCCGGTTCTGACCTTCTCGTGGTGGCCCGCGCCGACGCCCGGGTTGACGCGGACGCAGAGGCGGCCGTCGAACCCTCGCTCTGCGAGTCGTTCCGCGGTATCGGCCGCGCCGACCGTGACGGTGAGGCCGGGGTGTTCACGCCACGCGTCGACGACGTAGTCGAGGTCCTCGGCGGGCGGGTGAACGGCGGTGTACTGAATCTCGTCGCCCGAGAAGCCCGCGCCGAGCGCCCGGTGGACCTCGCCCGCCGACGCGCACTCGGCGGGGAGGCCGGCGTCGCGAACGGTTTCGAGCACCGCCCGGCCGGTGTGCGCCTTGACCGCGTAGCGAACCTCCGCGTCGGGGAACGCGTCGCGCAGGCGAGCGCAGTTCTCCCTCACTCTATCGAGGTCGGTGACGTACAGCGGCGTGCCGTACTCGTCGGCGAGGACTTCGAGTCGTGCGGCGTCCCAGTCGGCGAGTCGTCGGACCGCGGGATTGGGTCGGTCGTCGCGCGATACCCCGTCGGCTGACTCGCTCATTCCCGGAGCGCCTCCTCCCGACGGGTCGCGTCGAGGGTGTCGTCTTCGACGTCGAGCGCGACGACGGCGGGCTTGAACGCGCCGCCCGCAAAGAGGTCGTGGTCGCCGAGCGAGGATTCGACGAAGCGCGTGAACGCGCGGCGCTCCGGCGGCAGGTGGCCGTAGACGACCTCCTCCTCCACGAGGTCGTAGACGGGAATCCGCGGCGTCAACAGGGTGTTCTCGCCGACGATACTGTCCTCGCCGACGACGAAACCGGAGGTGACTCGGCAGCCGGCGCCGAGCGAGACGCCGTCCTCGACGACGACCGGCGCATCCTCGACGGGTTCGAGCACGCCGCCGATGAGCGTGTTCGCGCCCAACTTGACGTTCGCGCCGATTTGGGCGCACGAGCCGACGGTGTCGCAGGAGTCGACGAGCGTGCCGTCGCCGACGTGCGCGCCGATGTTGAGGAACGCGGGGCTCATGACGATGCAGTCGTCGCCGAGGTGCGCCCCCCGACGCAGGACGGTGCCGTCGGGTGTGTTCCGCGTGCCTCGCTCGGCCAAATCGTCGGTCTCGCGCAGCGGCAACACGTCGTGGTACGTCACGCCGCCGTACTCTCGCGGTTGGGTCGCGCGCAGGCCGAAGTTGAGCAGGATGCCCCGCTTGACCCACTCGTTGGCCTCCCACGAGTCGAGCGACGAGCCGGTCTTCTCGGCCGCCCTCGCCTCGCCCGATTCGAGCGCGTCGAGAAACGCGTCGAGCGCGTCCAACTCGTCGCTGCCCGCCGTCTCGGCGTCTATCTCGTCGTCGTCGTAGCGCTGCCACAGGTCGTCAATGTCGGATTCGAGTGTCGTCATCGTTCGTCAGAACCTCCGATTACGTCGGAAAAGTCGTACCGACCGGCCTCGCGGCCGGCGAGCCACACCGCCGCGTCGAGCGCTCCCGCGGCGAAGACGCCGCGAGAGCCGGCGCGGTGGGTGAGCGAAAGCACCTCGTGGTTGCCGGCGAGAAGGACTTCGTGCTCCCCGGTCACGTCGCCGGCGCGGCGCGCGTGGACGCCGATTTCGCCGGCCTCTCTCGGTTGGTCGCCCTCGCGGCCGTGAACGCGCCCCGTCGTCTCGCGCTCGGCTTCGATGTCGTCGAGAATCGTGTTGGCCGTTCCACTGGGCGCGTCGCGCT is a genomic window of Haloprofundus halophilus containing:
- the dapF gene encoding diaminopimelate epimerase, whose amino-acid sequence is MSPALDHTVSFEKYHGTGNDFVVVDATDSVPYRGRFAEAHCDRDTGVVDESGVHDRRGADGVLFLALEDRFHPPRIVMTLVQPDGSVAAMCGNGARCAAAWAAARTDASEFMIDTQSGTKRAVVRDGPGDDSADITVEMGRPTFDPRDVPLAADRDGELVAEEVEGLEVTAVNTGVPHAVAFVEDVADVDLEAVAPAVRHADAFPEGANVTLASRDEDGGFSQRTFERGVEGETRSCGTGAVAVVAAAKRLGLVEGDDPIRVSPPSGDLEITVPDRGGATLRGPVEAEYEGRLAALPER
- a CDS encoding 2,3,4,5-tetrahydropyridine-2,6-dicarboxylate N-succinyltransferase, giving the protein MTTLESDIDDLWQRYDDDEIDAETAGSDELDALDAFLDALESGEARAAEKTGSSLDSWEANEWVKRGILLNFGLRATQPREYGGVTYHDVLPLRETDDLAERGTRNTPDGTVLRRGAHLGDDCIVMSPAFLNIGAHVGDGTLVDSCDTVGSCAQIGANVKLGANTLIGGVLEPVEDAPVVVEDGVSLGAGCRVTSGFVVGEDSIVGENTLLTPRIPVYDLVEEEVVYGHLPPERRAFTRFVESSLGDHDLFAGGAFKPAVVALDVEDDTLDATRREEALRE
- a CDS encoding zinc ribbon domain-containing protein; the protein is MVSDHSPSSAQTHNGCEKCGHDEATTDSISTTGSGFSKFFDVQNRQFTVVSCTNCGYSELYKGQSSGDLVDIFLG
- the purB gene encoding adenylosuccinate lyase translates to MTDLSRNDPLSAVSPVDGRYARRTTPLVPYASESALMRARVRVEAEYLVALADLEATPLTLGEEERAAVRDCYESFDGDDARLVKRLETEGTEEYSATNHDVKAVEYFLRVRLGESATVDDAERLHPWIHFGLTSEDVNNLAQRLLVEPAVEDVLLPALADVRDELASLAREHRATPMLARTHGQPATPTTFGKEMAVVAARLGRQMGRIREASEALSGKLAGASGTYAAHVAAYPDVDWQAFSESFVESLGLRHTALTTQVNPCDDLSALFDALRGANNVLLDLDRDIWLYVSDRYLGQRTVEGETGSSTMPHKVNPIDFENSEGNLSKANSDLTFLADYVTTSRLQRDLSDSTVKRNIGAAFAHCLIGYGKTAAGLEKVVPNERVMREELEVTPEIIGEAVQTILRREGDTEAYERVKELTRGRDVTIEEFRALFDDLDVSPEVREELRSLSPAGYTGVADELVSELDRNGEN
- a CDS encoding M20 family metallopeptidase, whose protein sequence is MSGADSESRAFDPVDFLDRAVRTDSHEDVTAMRELLVETIEAQGVDATVDDAGNTLASRGEGAPHVVLNTHIDTVSPHVEYEREGTGDAEVIRGRGSCDAKGPLAALLAGFFAADVGTGGEGGDGGDNSDNSDNGDGGNGGKLTLAVTPDEETLSKGAHALDLDGDLYIVGEPTGLDVCTAAKGRFEGAVHLSGENAHAAESASGVNAVAAAEGALEAIRTYDDVVDASPPTHDQLGAPSLTPTVISGGEATNQVPADCSITVDRRSVPPETADEFREALEAHVGSHTPDDVGVAFALADRETPFLEAFSTDPGHELVATLADASSGEIRPFTAATEASYFSPAPTVVFGPGVLADDEGPVAHANREYVRVSEVRAAADAVTEALRSLVGENR
- the lysA gene encoding diaminopimelate decarboxylase, whose translation is MSESADGVSRDDRPNPAVRRLADWDAARLEVLADEYGTPLYVTDLDRVRENCARLRDAFPDAEVRYAVKAHTGRAVLETVRDAGLPAECASAGEVHRALGAGFSGDEIQYTAVHPPAEDLDYVVDAWREHPGLTVTVGAADTAERLAERGFDGRLCVRVNPGVGAGHHEKVRTGANAKFGVPYDRAADLVESASEAFDLVGVHAHAGSGISGDDLENHRELVRRMGDLARDVSATGVDLEFVDVGGGFGVPYGEDEPVLDLPAVAEATREAIGDIDATLAVEPGRYVVADAGVLLTRVNTVKETPETVVTGVDAGMTTLLRPALYDAYHAIRNLDGEGRETVGATVVGPICESSDVFCENRPLPRPERGDLLAVGNAGAYGYEMASTYNSRPRPAEVALGGEADDESGENAALVRRRETLTDLTEVESR